The stretch of DNA TGAGTACACCCCCATTCAAGGTCTCCGTACCAGATCTGACCCCTGCTGACTGTCGGCTCTACACACCGGGGTTGGTACCTTACGAGGTGGCTTGGGGTTGGCAGCGATCGCTCGTCGCTCAACGGCGCGAAAACCCAGAACTCAGCGACGTGTTGCTGCTGTTAGAACACCCCCCCGTTTATACCCTCGGCCAAGGTGCTAGTTTAGATTTTCTCAAGTTTAATCCTGCCCAAAGCGATTTCCAATTGTGTCGAGTGGAGCGGGGCGGAGAAGTCACTTATCACTGCCCAGGACAGGTGGTGGGCTATCCCATTTTGAACCTGAACCGCTATCGCAAAGACTTGCATTGGTATCTACGGCAGCTAGAAGAAGTGTTGCTGCAAGTGCTGGCAGCGTATGGATTGCAGGGAGAGCGCTATGCTGGGTTGACAGGAGTTTGGGTGGAAGGCCGCAAACTGGCAGCGATTGGGATTAAAGTCAGCCGTTGGATTACGATGCATGGCTTTGCCTTCAACGTTTGTCCTGACTTATCTGGTTTTCAACACATTGTGCCCTGTGGCATCGTTGACAAACCTGTGGGCAGTTTGGCTGAGTTTGTGCCTGACGTGAAGCTAGAGCAAGTGCAACAACAGGTCGCGATCGCATTTGCTCAGGTGTTTGGGGTGACGCTAGTCCAATCTGCTGCCGATGACCGCACTCATTTGGATTTGGCAACGGGTGCGACCCTAGACTAGGCTAAAGAACGCAATTTGATTCCATAGAGCAGTTAGAAGCCATTGTTTCCCGATTTAAACCCTTTTCTTTACCGTCCCTCAGGCGATCGCCTAAATGCTACCCATCGCTTTGATGGTTGGTCTTTAGCAGCACGCGATCCACAAGTTCTTCAAGCTTGGATGCCGATTTGGGGTTGGCTATACCATCACTATTTCCAAGTTCAAACAGACGGTTGGCAGCACGTGCCTCAGCAAGGCCCAATGCTCATTGTGGGCTCTCATAATGGCGGGTTGGTTGCCCCGGATATGTTTATGCTTTTGTATGACTGGGTGCAACGCTTTGGCCCAGAGCGCTTAGCCTATGGCCTGATGCATCCCAGTGTTTGGCAAGCACCTCTTCCCTGGGTGGCTCAAGCTGCGGCTCAGATTGGGGCTGTGATTGCCCACCCGCAAATGGCGATCGCTGCTTTACGTCGGGAGGCTGCGGTGCTGGTTTATCCTGGCGGACCGCAAGATGTCTTTCGGCCTCATAGCCAACGCCACCAAATCCAGTTTGCTGGACGACGAGGCTTTATAAAATTAGCCCTGCGCGAAGGTGTACCCATGGTTCCGGTGATTTCGGAAGGGGCACATGATACCTTCTTCGTCCTCGGCGATTTTTACGAGCAGGCTCAGCAATTACACGAGTGGGGGATGCCCTGGTTACTAGGGATTGATCCGGTGGTGTTTCCCCTGTACTTAGGATTGCCTTGGGGATTAGGAATTGGGCCTTTGCCCCACATTCCGCTCCCCATACAAATTCACACTCGTATTTGTGCGCCCATTGTGTTTGAGCGCTCTGGTCGAGCCGCTGCTAGCGATCGCGCTTACGTAGAAGTTTGTTACCAGCAAGTTTGTCATCAGATGCAGACGGAGCTAGACCACTTGGTGGCAGAAGTCGCAGCAGCTAAGCGATCGCCTCAGAAGTAGCTCTACTTTAGACAGAGTTCACTGCTCTGGGTTCTCAATTAAGCTTGAATCTAATGCTTTTGCCGCAGCCCTAGCCAGTTTACCTAGTAGGACTACTACAATGCCTGGTAACAGCCTTGTCAACCAGAACGCGTGAAAAAACGTAAATTTTGGTTGATTACACCCCAGTAAGGGGATGTAAGGTTGAGAACAGGGTAAGTACGAAATCAATCAAGCCATCACAGCGCTAAACCTGCACAACTGACTTAAACAAAATTTGGGTGTGAGCTTAGTCAAGACGCTGTAACAGTAATTAGGGTTGTGCATCTACTGAAAAAACGCAACATGGCTGCACCTGGTTAACCTCTAGTGCCTAGACCTGTAAGCCATGCTTCAGTGAATTTCTCCTCCGCTCGACGGTGCGACTGCATTCAGGCGGCTATTTGGTGCACTCCATGTTTAATCCTTCACCCACGGACGATGCGACTTCGTTTCCGGCAGAGTTAAATCTCTTACGTGCTCAAGCGGCTCGTTCTAGCCCCGCTCGACGACTGAACGCTGTTAAATCAAGATTTGGAGATAGCCAGTCCACCTCATCCGTTGCTTCAGAGCGATTGGGGCCGTTAGGGCTTGTGCCTGCCCAAACCTCAGAAGCAAGAAATCGGCGATCGCCTGAGTCCGAGGCAGGATACGGTTTTTCTAGCCTGATCGATAGCTACGCGGCTCCTTTAGCGCCCATGCGAGAACGAGATTTAACGGCTCTTGGGGGTCTATTTGAGCGAGACGATATTCACGACGTTGAGACAGATATCATCCGCAATCTGCTCACCCGTTGGCCAGAACCCTGCTGGGATGATGACCCCTTTGAGTTTCTGCAAGAGTTCCTCTGAGGAAACAAAATAGACAAAGCAAAATAAGCACCAGAAATACAACTGATGCTCTGAACAGAACTGTTTGATGGTTCTAGGGTTGATGGTTCTAGGGGTTGCTAGAACGGAATGTCATCGTAGTCTGGTTCTACCGCTGGAGGAGCTGGAGGCTTAGAGCGGGTCGCGGCAGGAGTAGCAGGCGTACGGGCAGCGTCAGCTGTGCTCATGGCAGGCGCAGTTTGGGTCGCAGGAGTAGCAGGCGTACGGGCAGCAGCGGGAGCAGAGGCTACTCTAGCGGCTGTGGCTGCGGCAGGAACAGCAGCGCTACTAGAAGTGCCATCTAGGCTGTGGATGCGCTGTACCGTTAGTTCAGCACGTTTTTCCTTAAAGCCTTCGGGCCGCTCAATTGTATTCATATTCAAACGACCTTCAATCACCACGCGATCGCCTTGGTGATAACGCTCTTGAATTTCCTGAGCGAGATTACCCCACCCCACAACTTTAAGGGTGGCTGGGGGGTCATCTGGCCGCAACCCAGAAAACTGCACTATCATTTCCGTGATCGGAGTTTGAGTATCAGATGTGTAGCGCAGCTGAGGGTCTTGGATAATTTCTGCCATCAAGATACAGCTATTCATAAATCAAAATTCTCCTAATCCCAG from Trichocoleus desertorum ATA4-8-CV12 encodes:
- a CDS encoding acyltransferase family protein; protein product: MPIWGWLYHHYFQVQTDGWQHVPQQGPMLIVGSHNGGLVAPDMFMLLYDWVQRFGPERLAYGLMHPSVWQAPLPWVAQAAAQIGAVIAHPQMAIAALRREAAVLVYPGGPQDVFRPHSQRHQIQFAGRRGFIKLALREGVPMVPVISEGAHDTFFVLGDFYEQAQQLHEWGMPWLLGIDPVVFPLYLGLPWGLGIGPLPHIPLPIQIHTRICAPIVFERSGRAAASDRAYVEVCYQQVCHQMQTELDHLVAEVAAAKRSPQK
- a CDS encoding single-stranded DNA-binding protein — protein: MNSCILMAEIIQDPQLRYTSDTQTPITEMIVQFSGLRPDDPPATLKVVGWGNLAQEIQERYHQGDRVVIEGRLNMNTIERPEGFKEKRAELTVQRIHSLDGTSSSAAVPAAATAARVASAPAAARTPATPATQTAPAMSTADAARTPATPAATRSKPPAPPAVEPDYDDIPF
- the lipB gene encoding lipoyl(octanoyl) transferase LipB — its product is MELSTPPFKVSVPDLTPADCRLYTPGLVPYEVAWGWQRSLVAQRRENPELSDVLLLLEHPPVYTLGQGASLDFLKFNPAQSDFQLCRVERGGEVTYHCPGQVVGYPILNLNRYRKDLHWYLRQLEEVLLQVLAAYGLQGERYAGLTGVWVEGRKLAAIGIKVSRWITMHGFAFNVCPDLSGFQHIVPCGIVDKPVGSLAEFVPDVKLEQVQQQVAIAFAQVFGVTLVQSAADDRTHLDLATGATLD